Proteins co-encoded in one Cytophaga hutchinsonii ATCC 33406 genomic window:
- a CDS encoding ABC transporter ATP-binding protein translates to MQTRFFIFYPLNTNLELSKVSITLNGKQIVHSVNLKAVSGDVIFITGDNGSGKSTLLKAIARYLPVSAGDIFFNARHFEEMPLPEWHRNVHFLPQHNTLAFPVEVKELLIMAFFRQKKWYEAYTPHQWLAVKGMAERFGITHLLNRNAKELSGGELQLCWLVQSFLAAPPVLLLDEPTQYLDAKNRTRFFSILHEMQAVEPFICICVTHDLPFKKEDYGQVLNLSN, encoded by the coding sequence GTGCAAACCCGGTTTTTTATTTTCTATCCATTGAACACAAACCTGGAACTCTCTAAAGTATCCATAACGCTTAACGGAAAACAAATTGTCCATTCTGTTAACCTGAAAGCTGTATCCGGAGATGTTATCTTTATTACCGGAGATAACGGCTCAGGTAAATCTACCTTGTTAAAAGCAATTGCGCGTTACCTGCCTGTTTCAGCAGGAGATATATTTTTTAATGCCCGTCATTTTGAAGAAATGCCTTTGCCGGAATGGCACAGAAACGTACACTTTCTTCCCCAGCATAATACCTTAGCCTTTCCCGTTGAAGTAAAAGAATTATTGATCATGGCATTTTTCAGACAGAAAAAATGGTATGAAGCATATACACCACACCAATGGCTGGCTGTTAAAGGTATGGCCGAGCGATTTGGCATTACCCATTTATTAAACAGGAATGCAAAAGAACTTTCTGGTGGAGAGCTGCAGCTTTGCTGGCTGGTACAATCTTTTTTAGCTGCTCCTCCCGTATTGCTGCTGGATGAACCTACGCAATATTTGGATGCTAAAAACCGTACCCGGTTTTTTTCTATTTTGCATGAAATGCAGGCTGTTGAGCCATTTATCTGTATCTGCGTAACGCATGATCTGCCCTTCAAAAAAGAAGACTATGGCCAGGTTTTAAATCTGTCAAATTGA
- a CDS encoding DUF2795 domain-containing protein, with translation MYWTLELASYLEDAPWPATKDELIDFSVRSGTPLEVIENLQELEDDGQPYESIEEIWPDYPSKDDFFFNEDEY, from the coding sequence ATGTATTGGACACTAGAATTAGCTTCCTACCTGGAAGATGCCCCATGGCCAGCAACAAAAGATGAGTTGATTGACTTTTCTGTGCGTTCTGGTACACCTCTTGAAGTGATTGAAAACTTGCAAGAACTGGAAGACGATGGTCAACCTTATGAAAGTATTGAAGAGATCTGGCCGGATTATCCGTCTAAAGATGATTTCTTCTTTAATGAGGACGAATATTAA